Proteins encoded within one genomic window of Amycolatopsis sp. 2-15:
- a CDS encoding DNA alkylation repair protein has translation MTGNAVAEVLAELAALEDPRSRAVNEKHGDDHAVNLSKLRALAKRLKPQHELAGELWGTDLTDAKLLAILICRPKLFERGELDAMLREARTPKVQDWLVGYVVKKSPHVEELRVAWFGDSDPVVASAGWALTTDRVVKASDGLDLGGLLDLIEGEMKDAPERLQWAMNHCLAEVGIRYPELRERAVGIGERLGVLKDYPTPANCTSPYAPVWIAEMVSRRLK, from the coding sequence GTGACCGGCAATGCTGTGGCCGAGGTGCTGGCCGAACTGGCCGCCCTGGAGGACCCGAGGTCTCGTGCGGTGAACGAGAAGCACGGTGATGACCACGCGGTGAATCTGAGCAAGTTGCGTGCGCTGGCGAAGAGGTTGAAGCCGCAACATGAGCTTGCTGGTGAGCTCTGGGGTACGGATCTGACGGATGCCAAGTTGCTTGCCATCTTGATCTGTCGGCCGAAGTTGTTCGAGCGTGGTGAGTTGGATGCCATGTTGCGTGAGGCTCGGACGCCTAAGGTGCAGGACTGGCTGGTGGGGTATGTGGTGAAGAAGAGCCCCCATGTCGAGGAGTTGCGGGTTGCTTGGTTCGGTGATTCGGATCCAGTTGTGGCCAGTGCTGGGTGGGCGTTGACTACTGATCGGGTTGTGAAGGCTTCTGATGGGCTGGATCTGGGTGGGTTGCTTGATCTCATCGAGGGTGAGATGAAGGATGCCCCTGAGCGGTTGCAGTGGGCGATGAATCATTGTCTTGCTGAGGTTGGGATTAGGTATCCGGAGTTGCGGGAGCGTGCGGTGGGCATTGGGGAGAGGTTGGGGGTCTTGAAGGATTATCCGACGCCGGCTAACTGTACGTCGCCGTATGCGCCGGTTTGGATTGCCGAGATGGTTTCGCGT
- a CDS encoding alpha/beta hydrolase, translating to MRRRSTSRPRLRALVAVLVGALTVAGCTTGPSVRPAVVDNDGQVTQPPASSAAPVPLPPLAQPQSPSLRWTDCDEDTRQRMGSPAAPDSLHFTCARLTSPLDAPDDTQHLLARILVLKAGDGPIPLVVVNDVGGEPGSVFAARLASQLPPAFLQKFSLIGVDRRGTGLSGGVQCVPPEAREALLGADPAQGDLTDVLDASRRAGQQCAIDLDTAQTALDSWRTAGDLEELRTQLGVPHLNALGRGDGSKVLSEYAVRYPAQVGRMVLDGLPDPGQDRAAVLDAVAAGAQATLDAFGADCAARGCAMGDPKAALKAVTDRLRTAPETTPDGVTVTPGIATYAVYLGLADRTRWPALADALAAAKSGDVTALESFADPVIVDAQGRTSRIGGVMATRCNDAATRLPADQINKVDEGMRTKYPQFGSAVAQELAWCGAWPVRREPLPAAGAPGAPPILVAATAADPVTPEIGTTRAADQMPSAVTVSWQGAGHGAVGQSPCVTSAVQAFLIDGKVPTDGTLCPA from the coding sequence GTGCGCCGCCGTTCCACCAGCCGCCCCCGTCTGCGTGCCCTGGTGGCGGTGCTCGTGGGTGCGTTGACCGTCGCGGGCTGCACCACGGGCCCGTCGGTGCGCCCGGCCGTGGTGGACAACGACGGTCAGGTCACCCAGCCGCCCGCGTCGAGCGCCGCGCCCGTGCCGTTGCCGCCCCTCGCGCAACCGCAGTCGCCCAGCCTGCGCTGGACCGACTGCGACGAGGACACCCGCCAGCGCATGGGCTCCCCCGCCGCGCCGGACTCGCTGCACTTCACGTGCGCGCGCCTGACCAGCCCGCTCGACGCGCCCGACGACACACAGCACCTGCTCGCCCGCATCCTCGTACTCAAGGCCGGCGACGGCCCGATCCCTCTGGTGGTCGTGAACGACGTCGGCGGCGAACCCGGCTCCGTCTTCGCCGCGCGCCTGGCCTCGCAGCTGCCCCCCGCGTTCCTGCAGAAGTTCTCGCTGATCGGCGTCGACCGCCGCGGCACCGGACTCTCGGGCGGCGTGCAGTGCGTGCCCCCGGAGGCCCGCGAAGCCCTGCTCGGCGCCGACCCGGCCCAGGGCGACCTCACCGACGTCCTCGACGCGTCCCGCCGCGCCGGCCAGCAGTGCGCCATCGACCTCGACACGGCCCAAACGGCGCTGGACAGCTGGCGCACCGCGGGTGATCTGGAGGAGCTGCGGACCCAGCTCGGCGTGCCGCACCTCAACGCCCTCGGCCGGGGTGATGGCTCGAAGGTGCTGTCGGAGTACGCCGTGCGCTATCCGGCGCAGGTCGGGCGCATGGTTCTGGACGGCTTGCCTGACCCTGGTCAGGACCGTGCTGCAGTGCTGGACGCAGTCGCTGCGGGTGCGCAGGCGACGTTGGATGCGTTCGGGGCCGATTGCGCGGCTCGTGGATGCGCGATGGGTGATCCGAAGGCGGCGCTGAAAGCCGTGACCGATCGGTTGCGCACTGCGCCGGAGACGACCCCGGATGGGGTCACCGTGACTCCCGGTATCGCGACTTATGCGGTGTACCTGGGGTTGGCCGACCGGACGCGGTGGCCGGCGCTTGCCGATGCGCTGGCCGCGGCCAAGTCCGGTGATGTGACTGCCTTGGAGTCGTTCGCGGATCCGGTGATCGTGGATGCGCAGGGGCGCACGTCGCGGATCGGTGGCGTGATGGCGACCCGGTGCAATGACGCGGCTACGCGGTTGCCTGCTGACCAGATCAACAAGGTCGACGAGGGGATGCGGACGAAGTATCCGCAGTTCGGGTCGGCCGTGGCGCAGGAGCTGGCGTGGTGTGGGGCTTGGCCGGTGCGGCGGGAGCCGTTGCCTGCCGCTGGTGCGCCCGGGGCTCCGCCGATTCTGGTTGCCGCGACGGCTGCTGATCCGGTGACGCCGGAGATCGGGACCACGCGCGCTGCGGATCAGATGCCTAGTGCGGTGACGGTTTCGTGGCAGGGGGCCGGGCATGGGGCTGTGGGACAGTCGCCGTGTGTGACGTCGGCCGTTCAGGCGTTTTTGATCGATGGGAAGGTTCCTACCGACGGGACTCTGTGCCCGGCTTGA